The Luteolibacter rhizosphaerae genome contains the following window.
CTCAGCTCGTGGTCCACGCAGGTATCGGAGATCCCGGCGGCACAGGCCACGGCGCTGCGGGATAGCCTGAACCTGCCGGCGCTCTCGCCGGGATGGAGCTACCGGAGCTTCTCGGTGCCGGTTAGCGGGCCGGCGGCCTTCCTACGCGCCGTGGTGGAGTGAGGGGCCTCGATCTGGCGTCCGGTGCACCGAGTTGACTTCCCAGATTCCATTGACAAGCCTTTTGTCGGGATCGACCGGGATGCTGCCACACTGCAGCACGGCCGCCGATCGATCCGAGGAGGAACTAGCCAATGAATGACGGAGAACCTTTCTTTCTGGGCATTGGCATCTTCGCGGTGGTGATGGGAGTCATCTCGGCGCTAGCGACAAGCGATCGCGGGAAGAAGCGATGGCTCAAGGTCTCCGGTCCTCTCCTGGCGGCGATCGCTCTTCCCTTGGTGCTATTTTTCCTGATGGGCTTCTGCCAGTGGTACGATCAGCCGGATCCGAGATTTCTCGATGCCATCCGCTCCGGCTTGGCCGCGACATTGATCTATGGCCGTGTCGTCACCGTCGGGTGCACGGTGATTTCATTGATCTTCTTCGGCACGGTCTTCTGCGTGGTGCGGGTCTTCGAGAGATCGGGCCGCTAAGCGAGGGTTCACGCAGAGAATGGCGAGGTGCTGAGTTCAGATCGTGTTAAGGAATATGATGCGTGTCCTGATTTCAGGTGGTCCCGGTTCGGGGTGCACGTCGACGGCTGCGGCTGTGGGTGCCGCTCTGAAGTTACCGGTTTTCGATTCGGACTCGTTCTTTCACAAGGCGAGCGACCCGCCATTCCAGCAGCAGAACAGTCCCGAGGAGCGACGCCAGCTTTTGAGGTCGGCACTGGAGGACAGCGATGCCTGGATCTTGAGCGGCTCGATCGCGACATGGGGTTTGGTCGAACTTGCGCCGACGCACGGGGTGTTTCTGGAGGTTCCCGTGGAGGAGCGTTTGAGGAGGCTGGAGGAGCGGCAACGGATGCTATTCGGAGCGAGGATCGAGCCGGGAGGCGACATGGCGGAGGAGCATCGGGCATTCATGGAGTGGGCACCCGGTTACGAGAGCCGGAGCGGTGCGGGCAGGAATCTGAGAACCGACCGGGACTTCCTGGAGACACGGTGCGAGCGCTTCATGGCCATTGCCGGGGTGATCCCTTTCGAAGAATTGGTCGGCGGGGTGATTGCGTTTCTCAGCGGAGAAGCGCGGCAGGATGATGCGGTGGTGGCTGCACGCTGAAGCAGGTGTCTTGCCGCCGGGGGGGCGGCTTCATCTCTTCTGCGATTCCGCGCTTGTTCCCGCGCAGGCTGTCGCCGAGCTTCGGCGATAGAGGAGAAGCAGATACGATGGCCATGTCTGAACAAGCGAAGAAACTTGTCGCCGGGCTTGCGCAGGGAATCCTGCTGCTGGGCGAGATCAAGAAGCGTGGTGCGGAGATCAAGAAGGACCACGATCTGGCGATGGAGCTGTGGGCGTCCGGGGAATTCCGGCCGCGTATGCTGGCGACGTTGATCTTCGACAAGAAGCTGCTGACGGAGGCTGTGATCGAGCAGCTGGCGGCGGACATGTCCGCGCACGGGATGGAGGAGCGCTGCCAACTGGCGGACTGGTTCATGGCGAACCAACTGGCAAAGGGCAAGAAGCTGGCGGCGCTGATGCTTGGCTGGGGGGGTCATCCTTCGCCGATCCTGCGTCGCTTGTTCTGGTATCATCAGGCGCGCCTGCGCTGGGTGGGACAGGCTCCGCCTGGGAACAGCGTGGAGCTGATGAAGTCGCTGGAGAAGAACATGGCGGAGGAAGAGCCCGAGGTGCAGTGGGCGATGAACTTCTGCGCCGGGCAGATCGGGATCCACGAGCCGGAGTTCCGGGCGAGGTGCGTCAAGCTGGGCGAGGCGCTGGGGCTCTACAAGGAGGAGAAGGTGTCGAAGAATTGCACGCCGTCCTATCTACCGGAGTTTATCCGGATCGAGGTGGCGAAGCGAGGGTGATTTGGTGTAGAGCCACGCTGAGAACCGGGTGATGAGTGCACAAGTGAGAGAGATCTACGTCGGCCGGCAGCGGGAGGCGCCGATGCAGTTCGTCCGCAAGATCGAGGTGATCGCCGGCAAGGGACTGGCCGGGGATCGCTATGCCGAGGGCACCGGCTCCTACTCGAGATCGAAAGGCATCCGGGACGTGACCCTCATCGAGATTGAAGACCTGTGGAATTTCTACGGGAGATCGGGGATCGATCTCCACCCCGGCCTCACGCGGCGGAATATTGTGACTGAAGGGATCAAGCTCTCGGACCTCATTGATTCATCCTTCACCATCGGGCCCGTGTCCTTTCTCGGCCTGCGCCCTTGCCCTCCATGTCGGCATCTCGCCAAGCTCATCGGCATCCCTGATGTTCTCCATGGTCTAGCCCACTCCGGGGGGATCTACGCGCAGGCCCTGAGTGACGGGATCATCAGCATCGATGACCCCGTGGGCCTGCCGGGGGCTGAATGAACTCGAATCAAGCGCAGCATGAAGGAAAGCCGAGGCGCGGAAGACGGCGGGGTATGGAGATGCATAGGGCCACTTCCGGGGCGCCGTATCCTCGACAGCCCGGGGCGCGGTTGCCTAGTATCGGGAGTCTGGTGCTGCCATGCTTCGAGCCGTTCTCCCGAGAGATGAACTTTCTATCCCGCATCATGATCCTCTCAGCGCTGCTCTCGCTCGCGGGCTGTGGCGATGGCGACAAGCTATGGGAGGACGGGAACTACCGGGTCTATGCGCGGCCCAATTGCCGCGAGATCATCATGGGATACCACTTCGGAGACGGTGGCGTCTTGGGACTATCCGGTCCCACCGTGACTGCGGCCGGGGCGGATGCCAGGCATGTGGTCTTTCAGGTGAACGGGGCGTCCCATTTCTACATCGTGAGAGAGGAGGGCGGGGAGGGGACGACTCACGGGCCGTATGCTGTCGAGGCATTCGAGGCCATCCGCCGGGAACTATCGCTGCCTTCCTTCGAGTGGCACCTCCGCCGATGATCCGGCAGGCGAGGTTGGTGTGGTGGTGAGTTTGGCTTCCACTTCAATCGGCCTGCTGCCTACGATCGGAACATCAGGCTGCATGATCACTTGATGAAGAGGGCACAACCCCAAGCATCCCGGTAAAAGGATGCTTGGAATAGATCACAAGGATGTGGAACAAGATTGGCCGGTTTTTAATTCAGTTTATGAGACGGGGTTCCCTCCCGTTTCCATTCGCGTTGCTCCTCAGCATGCTGCTCTTGGAGGCTTCCGATCAAATCCTGAGACCTGACCCAAGCAA
Protein-coding sequences here:
- a CDS encoding DNA alkylation repair protein; this translates as MAMSEQAKKLVAGLAQGILLLGEIKKRGAEIKKDHDLAMELWASGEFRPRMLATLIFDKKLLTEAVIEQLAADMSAHGMEERCQLADWFMANQLAKGKKLAALMLGWGGHPSPILRRLFWYHQARLRWVGQAPPGNSVELMKSLEKNMAEEEPEVQWAMNFCAGQIGIHEPEFRARCVKLGEALGLYKEEKVSKNCTPSYLPEFIRIEVAKRG
- a CDS encoding MOSC domain-containing protein codes for the protein MSAQVREIYVGRQREAPMQFVRKIEVIAGKGLAGDRYAEGTGSYSRSKGIRDVTLIEIEDLWNFYGRSGIDLHPGLTRRNIVTEGIKLSDLIDSSFTIGPVSFLGLRPCPPCRHLAKLIGIPDVLHGLAHSGGIYAQALSDGIISIDDPVGLPGAE